The Falco naumanni isolate bFalNau1 chromosome 1, bFalNau1.pat, whole genome shotgun sequence genome window below encodes:
- the CYTH1 gene encoding cytohesin-1 isoform X3, with the protein MEEEGGYVPSDLTPEECQELENIRRRKQELLADIQRLKDEIAEVTNEIENLGSTEERKNMQRNKQVAMGRKKFNMDPKKGIQFLIENDLLKNTCEDIAQFLYKGEGLNKTAIGDYLGERDEFNIQVLHAFVELHEFTDLNLVQALRQFLWSFRLPGEAQKIDRMMEAFAQRYCQCNPGVFQSTDTCYVLSFAIIMLNTSLHNPNVKDKPTAERFIAMNRGINDGGDLPEELLRNLYESIKNEPFKIPEDDGNDLTHTFFNPDREGWLLKLGGGRVKTWKRRWFILTDNCLYYFEYTTDKEPRGIIPLENLSIREVEDSKKPVSAVAVSPGARGAAQNCFELYIPDNKDQVIKACKTEADGRVVEGNHTVYRISAPTPEEKEEWIKCIKAAISRDPFYEMLAARKKKVSSTKRH; encoded by the exons atggaggaggagggcgGCTACG TGCCCAGTGACCTGACCCCAGAGGagtgccaggagctggagaaCATCCGACGCCgcaagcaggagctgctggccgaCATACAG CGGCTGAAAGATGAGATAGCAGAAGTGACGAATGAGATTGAGAACCTGGGGTCCACGGAGGAGAG GAAAAACATGCAGAGAAACAAGCAGGTGGCCATGGGCCGGAAGAAGTTCAACATGGATCCCAAGAAG GGCATCCAGTTCCTGATCGAAAATGACCTGCTGAAGAACACGTGCGAGGATATTGCTCAGTTCCTTTACAAGGGAGAGGGCCTCAACAAGACAGCCATCGGTGACTACCTGGGTGAGAG GGATGAGTTCAACATCCAAGTCCTGCATGCCTTTGTGGAGCTGCACGAGTTCACGGACCTTAACCTCGTGCAGGCCTTGCG GCAGTTCCTGTGGAGCTTCCGACTGCCCGGGGAGGCACAAAAGATCGACCGGATGATGGAGGCCTTTGCCCAGCGATACTGCCAGTGCAACCCTGGCGTCTTCCAGTCCACAG ACACCTGCTACGTGCTCTCCTTCGCTATCATCATGCTGAACACCAGTCTGCACAACCCCAACGTCAAGGACAAACCCACGGCAGAGCGCTTCATTGCCATGAACCGTGGCATCAACGATGGGGGGGACCTACCCGAGGAGCTGCTTCGG AATCTCTATGAAAGCATCAAGAATGAGCCCTTCAAAATCCCCGAGGATGACGGCAATGACCTCACCCACACCTTCTTCAACCCCGACCGGGAGGGCTGGCTGCTGAAGTTAGG AGGAGGCAGGGTGAAGACGTGGAAGAGACGCTGGTTCATTCTGACCGACAACTGCCTTTACTACTTCGAGTACACGACG GATAAAGAGCCCCGTGGCATCATCCCCCTGGAGAACCTGAGCATCCGTGAGGTGGAGGACTCGAAGAAGCCCGTGAGTGCTGTAGCAGTGTCCCCTGGGGCTCGAGGGGCAGCCCAG AACTGCTTTGAGCTCTACATCCCTGACAACAAGGACCAGGTGATCAAGGCCTGCAAGACAGAGGCAGATGGGCGCGTGGTGGAGGGGAACCACACAGTGTACCGCATCTCTGCCCCCACGCCCGAGGAGAAGGAGGAGTGGATAAAGTGCATTAA ggcagcaaTCAGCCGGGACCCTTTCTATGAGATGCTGGCCGCGAGGAAGAAGAAGGTCTCCTCCACTAAGAGACACTAG
- the CYTH1 gene encoding cytohesin-1 isoform X4, with translation MEEEGGYVPSDLTPEECQELENIRRRKQELLADIQRLKDEIAEVTNEIENLGSTEERKNMQRNKQVAMGRKKFNMDPKKGIQFLIENDLLKNTCEDIAQFLYKGEGLNKTAIGDYLGERDEFNIQVLHAFVELHEFTDLNLVQALRQFLWSFRLPGEAQKIDRMMEAFAQRYCQCNPGVFQSTDTCYVLSFAIIMLNTSLHNPNVKDKPTAERFIAMNRGINDGGDLPEELLRNLYESIKNEPFKIPEDDGNDLTHTFFNPDREGWLLKLGGRVKTWKRRWFILTDNCLYYFEYTTDKEPRGIIPLENLSIREVEDSKKPNCFELYIPDNKDQVIKACKTEADGRVVEGNHTVYRISAPTPEEKEEWIKCIKAAISRDPFYEMLAARKKKVSSTKRH, from the exons atggaggaggagggcgGCTACG TGCCCAGTGACCTGACCCCAGAGGagtgccaggagctggagaaCATCCGACGCCgcaagcaggagctgctggccgaCATACAG CGGCTGAAAGATGAGATAGCAGAAGTGACGAATGAGATTGAGAACCTGGGGTCCACGGAGGAGAG GAAAAACATGCAGAGAAACAAGCAGGTGGCCATGGGCCGGAAGAAGTTCAACATGGATCCCAAGAAG GGCATCCAGTTCCTGATCGAAAATGACCTGCTGAAGAACACGTGCGAGGATATTGCTCAGTTCCTTTACAAGGGAGAGGGCCTCAACAAGACAGCCATCGGTGACTACCTGGGTGAGAG GGATGAGTTCAACATCCAAGTCCTGCATGCCTTTGTGGAGCTGCACGAGTTCACGGACCTTAACCTCGTGCAGGCCTTGCG GCAGTTCCTGTGGAGCTTCCGACTGCCCGGGGAGGCACAAAAGATCGACCGGATGATGGAGGCCTTTGCCCAGCGATACTGCCAGTGCAACCCTGGCGTCTTCCAGTCCACAG ACACCTGCTACGTGCTCTCCTTCGCTATCATCATGCTGAACACCAGTCTGCACAACCCCAACGTCAAGGACAAACCCACGGCAGAGCGCTTCATTGCCATGAACCGTGGCATCAACGATGGGGGGGACCTACCCGAGGAGCTGCTTCGG AATCTCTATGAAAGCATCAAGAATGAGCCCTTCAAAATCCCCGAGGATGACGGCAATGACCTCACCCACACCTTCTTCAACCCCGACCGGGAGGGCTGGCTGCTGAAGTTAG GAGGCAGGGTGAAGACGTGGAAGAGACGCTGGTTCATTCTGACCGACAACTGCCTTTACTACTTCGAGTACACGACG GATAAAGAGCCCCGTGGCATCATCCCCCTGGAGAACCTGAGCATCCGTGAGGTGGAGGACTCGAAGAAGCCC AACTGCTTTGAGCTCTACATCCCTGACAACAAGGACCAGGTGATCAAGGCCTGCAAGACAGAGGCAGATGGGCGCGTGGTGGAGGGGAACCACACAGTGTACCGCATCTCTGCCCCCACGCCCGAGGAGAAGGAGGAGTGGATAAAGTGCATTAA ggcagcaaTCAGCCGGGACCCTTTCTATGAGATGCTGGCCGCGAGGAAGAAGAAGGTCTCCTCCACTAAGAGACACTAG
- the CYTH1 gene encoding cytohesin-1 isoform X1 — protein sequence MGTVSELCASSFQAFLCPSVAAKAVPSDLTPEECQELENIRRRKQELLADIQRLKDEIAEVTNEIENLGSTEERKNMQRNKQVAMGRKKFNMDPKKGIQFLIENDLLKNTCEDIAQFLYKGEGLNKTAIGDYLGERDEFNIQVLHAFVELHEFTDLNLVQALRQFLWSFRLPGEAQKIDRMMEAFAQRYCQCNPGVFQSTDTCYVLSFAIIMLNTSLHNPNVKDKPTAERFIAMNRGINDGGDLPEELLRNLYESIKNEPFKIPEDDGNDLTHTFFNPDREGWLLKLGGRVKTWKRRWFILTDNCLYYFEYTTDKEPRGIIPLENLSIREVEDSKKPVSAVAVSPGARGAAQNCFELYIPDNKDQVIKACKTEADGRVVEGNHTVYRISAPTPEEKEEWIKCIKAAISRDPFYEMLAARKKKVSSTKRH from the exons ATGGGGACGGTCAGCGAGCTCTGTGCCTCCAGCTTCCAGGCCTTCCTTTGCCCCTCAGTGGCTGCCAAGGCAG TGCCCAGTGACCTGACCCCAGAGGagtgccaggagctggagaaCATCCGACGCCgcaagcaggagctgctggccgaCATACAG CGGCTGAAAGATGAGATAGCAGAAGTGACGAATGAGATTGAGAACCTGGGGTCCACGGAGGAGAG GAAAAACATGCAGAGAAACAAGCAGGTGGCCATGGGCCGGAAGAAGTTCAACATGGATCCCAAGAAG GGCATCCAGTTCCTGATCGAAAATGACCTGCTGAAGAACACGTGCGAGGATATTGCTCAGTTCCTTTACAAGGGAGAGGGCCTCAACAAGACAGCCATCGGTGACTACCTGGGTGAGAG GGATGAGTTCAACATCCAAGTCCTGCATGCCTTTGTGGAGCTGCACGAGTTCACGGACCTTAACCTCGTGCAGGCCTTGCG GCAGTTCCTGTGGAGCTTCCGACTGCCCGGGGAGGCACAAAAGATCGACCGGATGATGGAGGCCTTTGCCCAGCGATACTGCCAGTGCAACCCTGGCGTCTTCCAGTCCACAG ACACCTGCTACGTGCTCTCCTTCGCTATCATCATGCTGAACACCAGTCTGCACAACCCCAACGTCAAGGACAAACCCACGGCAGAGCGCTTCATTGCCATGAACCGTGGCATCAACGATGGGGGGGACCTACCCGAGGAGCTGCTTCGG AATCTCTATGAAAGCATCAAGAATGAGCCCTTCAAAATCCCCGAGGATGACGGCAATGACCTCACCCACACCTTCTTCAACCCCGACCGGGAGGGCTGGCTGCTGAAGTTAG GAGGCAGGGTGAAGACGTGGAAGAGACGCTGGTTCATTCTGACCGACAACTGCCTTTACTACTTCGAGTACACGACG GATAAAGAGCCCCGTGGCATCATCCCCCTGGAGAACCTGAGCATCCGTGAGGTGGAGGACTCGAAGAAGCCCGTGAGTGCTGTAGCAGTGTCCCCTGGGGCTCGAGGGGCAGCCCAG AACTGCTTTGAGCTCTACATCCCTGACAACAAGGACCAGGTGATCAAGGCCTGCAAGACAGAGGCAGATGGGCGCGTGGTGGAGGGGAACCACACAGTGTACCGCATCTCTGCCCCCACGCCCGAGGAGAAGGAGGAGTGGATAAAGTGCATTAA ggcagcaaTCAGCCGGGACCCTTTCTATGAGATGCTGGCCGCGAGGAAGAAGAAGGTCTCCTCCACTAAGAGACACTAG
- the CYTH1 gene encoding cytohesin-1 isoform X2, producing MGTVSELCASSFQAFLCPSVAAKAVPSDLTPEECQELENIRRRKQELLADIQRLKDEIAEVTNEIENLGSTEERKNMQRNKQVAMGRKKFNMDPKKGIQFLIENDLLKNTCEDIAQFLYKGEGLNKTAIGDYLGERDEFNIQVLHAFVELHEFTDLNLVQALRQFLWSFRLPGEAQKIDRMMEAFAQRYCQCNPGVFQSTDTCYVLSFAIIMLNTSLHNPNVKDKPTAERFIAMNRGINDGGDLPEELLRNLYESIKNEPFKIPEDDGNDLTHTFFNPDREGWLLKLGGRVKTWKRRWFILTDNCLYYFEYTTDKEPRGIIPLENLSIREVEDSKKPNCFELYIPDNKDQVIKACKTEADGRVVEGNHTVYRISAPTPEEKEEWIKCIKAAISRDPFYEMLAARKKKVSSTKRH from the exons ATGGGGACGGTCAGCGAGCTCTGTGCCTCCAGCTTCCAGGCCTTCCTTTGCCCCTCAGTGGCTGCCAAGGCAG TGCCCAGTGACCTGACCCCAGAGGagtgccaggagctggagaaCATCCGACGCCgcaagcaggagctgctggccgaCATACAG CGGCTGAAAGATGAGATAGCAGAAGTGACGAATGAGATTGAGAACCTGGGGTCCACGGAGGAGAG GAAAAACATGCAGAGAAACAAGCAGGTGGCCATGGGCCGGAAGAAGTTCAACATGGATCCCAAGAAG GGCATCCAGTTCCTGATCGAAAATGACCTGCTGAAGAACACGTGCGAGGATATTGCTCAGTTCCTTTACAAGGGAGAGGGCCTCAACAAGACAGCCATCGGTGACTACCTGGGTGAGAG GGATGAGTTCAACATCCAAGTCCTGCATGCCTTTGTGGAGCTGCACGAGTTCACGGACCTTAACCTCGTGCAGGCCTTGCG GCAGTTCCTGTGGAGCTTCCGACTGCCCGGGGAGGCACAAAAGATCGACCGGATGATGGAGGCCTTTGCCCAGCGATACTGCCAGTGCAACCCTGGCGTCTTCCAGTCCACAG ACACCTGCTACGTGCTCTCCTTCGCTATCATCATGCTGAACACCAGTCTGCACAACCCCAACGTCAAGGACAAACCCACGGCAGAGCGCTTCATTGCCATGAACCGTGGCATCAACGATGGGGGGGACCTACCCGAGGAGCTGCTTCGG AATCTCTATGAAAGCATCAAGAATGAGCCCTTCAAAATCCCCGAGGATGACGGCAATGACCTCACCCACACCTTCTTCAACCCCGACCGGGAGGGCTGGCTGCTGAAGTTAG GAGGCAGGGTGAAGACGTGGAAGAGACGCTGGTTCATTCTGACCGACAACTGCCTTTACTACTTCGAGTACACGACG GATAAAGAGCCCCGTGGCATCATCCCCCTGGAGAACCTGAGCATCCGTGAGGTGGAGGACTCGAAGAAGCCC AACTGCTTTGAGCTCTACATCCCTGACAACAAGGACCAGGTGATCAAGGCCTGCAAGACAGAGGCAGATGGGCGCGTGGTGGAGGGGAACCACACAGTGTACCGCATCTCTGCCCCCACGCCCGAGGAGAAGGAGGAGTGGATAAAGTGCATTAA ggcagcaaTCAGCCGGGACCCTTTCTATGAGATGCTGGCCGCGAGGAAGAAGAAGGTCTCCTCCACTAAGAGACACTAG
- the CYTH1 gene encoding cytohesin-1 isoform X5 — MQRNKQVAMGRKKFNMDPKKGIQFLIENDLLKNTCEDIAQFLYKGEGLNKTAIGDYLGERDEFNIQVLHAFVELHEFTDLNLVQALRQFLWSFRLPGEAQKIDRMMEAFAQRYCQCNPGVFQSTDTCYVLSFAIIMLNTSLHNPNVKDKPTAERFIAMNRGINDGGDLPEELLRNLYESIKNEPFKIPEDDGNDLTHTFFNPDREGWLLKLGGGRVKTWKRRWFILTDNCLYYFEYTTDKEPRGIIPLENLSIREVEDSKKPVSAVAVSPGARGAAQNCFELYIPDNKDQVIKACKTEADGRVVEGNHTVYRISAPTPEEKEEWIKCIKAAISRDPFYEMLAARKKKVSSTKRH, encoded by the exons ATGCAGAGAAACAAGCAGGTGGCCATGGGCCGGAAGAAGTTCAACATGGATCCCAAGAAG GGCATCCAGTTCCTGATCGAAAATGACCTGCTGAAGAACACGTGCGAGGATATTGCTCAGTTCCTTTACAAGGGAGAGGGCCTCAACAAGACAGCCATCGGTGACTACCTGGGTGAGAG GGATGAGTTCAACATCCAAGTCCTGCATGCCTTTGTGGAGCTGCACGAGTTCACGGACCTTAACCTCGTGCAGGCCTTGCG GCAGTTCCTGTGGAGCTTCCGACTGCCCGGGGAGGCACAAAAGATCGACCGGATGATGGAGGCCTTTGCCCAGCGATACTGCCAGTGCAACCCTGGCGTCTTCCAGTCCACAG ACACCTGCTACGTGCTCTCCTTCGCTATCATCATGCTGAACACCAGTCTGCACAACCCCAACGTCAAGGACAAACCCACGGCAGAGCGCTTCATTGCCATGAACCGTGGCATCAACGATGGGGGGGACCTACCCGAGGAGCTGCTTCGG AATCTCTATGAAAGCATCAAGAATGAGCCCTTCAAAATCCCCGAGGATGACGGCAATGACCTCACCCACACCTTCTTCAACCCCGACCGGGAGGGCTGGCTGCTGAAGTTAGG AGGAGGCAGGGTGAAGACGTGGAAGAGACGCTGGTTCATTCTGACCGACAACTGCCTTTACTACTTCGAGTACACGACG GATAAAGAGCCCCGTGGCATCATCCCCCTGGAGAACCTGAGCATCCGTGAGGTGGAGGACTCGAAGAAGCCCGTGAGTGCTGTAGCAGTGTCCCCTGGGGCTCGAGGGGCAGCCCAG AACTGCTTTGAGCTCTACATCCCTGACAACAAGGACCAGGTGATCAAGGCCTGCAAGACAGAGGCAGATGGGCGCGTGGTGGAGGGGAACCACACAGTGTACCGCATCTCTGCCCCCACGCCCGAGGAGAAGGAGGAGTGGATAAAGTGCATTAA ggcagcaaTCAGCCGGGACCCTTTCTATGAGATGCTGGCCGCGAGGAAGAAGAAGGTCTCCTCCACTAAGAGACACTAG